In a genomic window of Occallatibacter riparius:
- a CDS encoding GNAT family N-acetyltransferase, with product MLVRKARLQDASNVYDLVNSLSGDGTLLKRTFAEICENIRDFTVAESDGGVFLGCGALHLYGPHLCEVRSIVVKPEAKGQGAGGRILSALIEEAEEHGIQSVCLFTRIPDFFFKYGFRVVEDKADLPDKIFKDCQSCPRLHRCDEVSMVRGRLPRISILGPRKEAQELVRLLG from the coding sequence GGTGCGTAAGGCGCGACTGCAGGATGCCTCGAATGTGTACGACCTGGTGAACTCGCTCTCGGGCGACGGCACGCTGCTGAAGCGCACCTTCGCAGAGATATGCGAAAACATTCGCGACTTCACCGTCGCAGAATCGGACGGCGGCGTGTTTCTCGGCTGCGGCGCGCTTCATCTCTATGGCCCGCATCTGTGCGAAGTGCGCTCGATTGTAGTGAAGCCTGAAGCGAAAGGCCAGGGTGCCGGCGGCCGCATTCTGAGCGCATTGATTGAAGAGGCGGAGGAGCACGGCATCCAGTCCGTGTGCCTGTTCACGCGCATTCCCGACTTCTTCTTCAAATACGGCTTTCGCGTCGTGGAAGACAAGGCCGACCTACCCGACAAGATCTTCAAGGATTGCCAGAGCTGCCCCCGCCTACACCGCTGCGACGAAGTATCGATGGTGCGCGGCAGGCTGCCGCGTATCTCGATTCTGGGACCCCGTAAGGAAGCGCAGGAGCTAGTGCGGCTGTTGGGCTAG
- the hypF gene encoding carbamoyltransferase HypF, producing MPYNRACGMLSLTIKSEPTVDPSSAQHRIRKSVLVRGVVQGVGFRPFVYRLAMQNALGGHIGNDTDGVTIEIEGAEHAVEDFLHRLTSDAPPISRIDSVQVSELTPVGETAFTIVHSQVLGKVSTGIPADAATCADCLRELLDPQDRRYRYPFLNCTNCGPRFTITRRIPYDRPQTSMAAFPMCAACRAEYDDPLNRRFHAQPNACWDCGPRVWLESPRGEKIASDDPIAQCIEELLAGRIMGIKGIGGFHLAVDATSEEAVTRLRERKHRYGKPLAVMVRDMEAARSLCLINDEESALLQTSARPIVIARVRAGSGFAPSVAPGIPWLGVYLPYAPLQHLLFADTRVRALVMTSANLSEEPIAIDNAEARQRLGNIADAFLMHNREILQRCDDTVTAIVDGAPQLIRRARGYVPLGIELPFDSPPLLAVGGHLKSVFTLARGRYAYQSQHLGDLENLTGLDFFTESLAHLMHTFEIEPQAVVHDLHPGYLSTTWAKQWAAEHNIPTIAVQHHHAHIAACMAEHAIQGPVIGLSLDGTGYGTDGRIWGGEVLIANHDSFERFAHLDYVALPGGDAAVREPWRMAFAHLLAAGFSEEEAGKLVGASGQETRLLSRMIERGINAPLTSSLGRLFDAVAAVVLNRRRVDYEAQAAIELEGVAVDEPNDAAGYELTLVQGDWAKREPMRINPSVLWKELVVDLRSGVTPAQIGARFHAGVADAFLRAAVAARAANGVATVAMSGGVMHNRRLARSLRRELESQGFEVFAHRRVSPGDGGLSYGQAAIGASKLKAV from the coding sequence GTGCCATACAACCGCGCGTGCGGTATGCTGAGCCTGACCATCAAGAGCGAGCCCACTGTGGACCCTTCCTCCGCACAACACCGAATTCGGAAATCAGTGCTGGTGCGCGGAGTGGTGCAGGGCGTCGGCTTCCGTCCCTTTGTTTATCGCCTCGCGATGCAAAACGCCCTTGGCGGGCACATCGGCAATGACACTGATGGCGTGACGATTGAAATCGAAGGTGCCGAACATGCTGTCGAAGACTTTCTGCATCGACTAACCTCTGACGCTCCGCCCATCTCGCGCATCGATTCCGTGCAGGTGAGTGAACTCACCCCCGTCGGTGAGACCGCATTCACCATCGTGCACAGTCAGGTGCTGGGCAAGGTCAGCACCGGTATTCCCGCGGACGCGGCCACCTGCGCGGATTGCCTGCGGGAATTGCTCGATCCGCAGGACCGACGCTATCGCTATCCGTTTCTGAACTGCACCAACTGCGGACCGCGCTTCACCATCACGCGTCGCATTCCCTACGATCGGCCACAGACGTCGATGGCCGCATTCCCAATGTGCGCAGCGTGCCGGGCCGAATATGACGATCCGCTCAATCGCCGGTTTCATGCGCAGCCTAACGCCTGCTGGGACTGCGGCCCTCGCGTGTGGCTGGAATCGCCGCGGGGCGAGAAGATTGCTTCCGATGACCCAATCGCGCAGTGCATCGAAGAATTGCTGGCAGGCCGCATCATGGGCATCAAAGGCATCGGCGGCTTTCACCTCGCGGTGGATGCAACCAGCGAAGAAGCTGTGACGCGTTTGCGCGAGCGCAAGCATCGCTATGGCAAGCCCTTGGCAGTGATGGTGCGTGACATGGAAGCGGCGCGCTCTCTCTGCCTGATCAACGACGAAGAGTCCGCGCTGCTGCAGACGTCGGCCCGCCCCATCGTGATCGCCCGCGTCCGCGCCGGAAGCGGCTTTGCACCGTCTGTCGCGCCGGGTATTCCGTGGCTCGGCGTCTATCTGCCCTATGCGCCACTGCAGCATCTGCTCTTTGCCGACACGCGCGTTCGCGCGCTCGTCATGACCAGCGCCAATCTCTCGGAGGAGCCAATAGCCATTGATAACGCGGAGGCCCGGCAGCGCCTTGGCAACATTGCTGACGCCTTCCTGATGCACAATCGCGAAATACTGCAGCGTTGTGACGACACTGTTACTGCGATCGTCGATGGCGCGCCCCAATTGATTCGCAGAGCTCGCGGATACGTTCCCCTCGGCATTGAATTGCCCTTTGATTCACCCCCGCTGCTTGCAGTCGGCGGTCATCTCAAAAGCGTCTTCACTCTTGCGCGCGGCCGCTATGCCTACCAGAGCCAGCACCTCGGCGATCTCGAAAACCTTACCGGGCTCGACTTCTTCACTGAATCGCTCGCGCATCTGATGCACACGTTCGAGATCGAGCCGCAAGCTGTTGTGCACGATCTTCACCCGGGTTATCTCTCAACCACCTGGGCGAAGCAATGGGCCGCGGAGCACAATATTCCCACCATTGCCGTGCAGCATCATCATGCGCACATAGCGGCCTGCATGGCTGAGCACGCCATTCAGGGCCCCGTGATTGGCCTCTCTCTTGATGGCACAGGGTACGGCACAGACGGCCGGATCTGGGGCGGGGAAGTACTCATCGCGAACCACGACAGCTTCGAACGCTTCGCCCATCTTGATTACGTTGCATTGCCGGGTGGCGATGCTGCGGTGCGCGAACCGTGGAGGATGGCGTTCGCGCATCTGCTCGCTGCCGGATTTTCGGAAGAAGAAGCGGGAAAGCTCGTCGGCGCATCCGGGCAGGAGACACGTTTACTCTCGCGCATGATCGAGCGTGGCATCAACGCGCCGCTCACATCCAGTCTTGGCCGCCTGTTCGATGCAGTGGCCGCTGTTGTATTGAACCGCCGGAGAGTTGACTACGAAGCGCAGGCAGCTATTGAACTCGAAGGCGTTGCGGTCGACGAACCGAACGACGCCGCGGGATACGAACTCACTCTCGTTCAGGGTGACTGGGCCAAGCGTGAGCCGATGCGTATCAACCCGTCAGTGCTGTGGAAGGAACTGGTCGTCGATCTGCGCAGCGGAGTCACCCCGGCTCAGATCGGCGCGCGCTTCCACGCAGGTGTCGCAGATGCCTTCTTGCGCGCAGCAGTTGCGGCACGCGCAGCGAACGGTGTCGCTACGGTTGCGATGAGCGGCGGCGTGATGCACAATCGCCGCCTCGCTCGCTCGTTGAGAAGGGAGCTGGAATCGCAAGGCTTCGAGGTATTCGCGCACCGTCGCGTGAGCCCCGGTGACGGCGGTCTTAGCTATGGTCAAGCGGCGATCGGCGCTTCAAAGCTTAAAGCTGTCTAG